CCGCCGGTGGTCTCCGGCAGCCGGTCGAGGCTGTGCGTGGCCTGCAGGGAGCTCTTCTCCGCGGTCGTGGCGATGCGGCTCATCGTCTCGACGACCTCGATGGGGTAGTTGCCGACCGAGGTCTCGCCGGAGAGCATGACCGCGTCGGCGCCGTCCATCACCGCGTAGGCGACGTCGGAGGCCTCGGCGCGGGTGGGACGCGGGGAGGTGATCATCGACTCCAGCATCTGGGTGGCGACGATGACCGGGCGGGCCTTCTCGCGGCAGAGCTCGATGGCGCGCTTCTGCACGATGGGCACCTCCTCCAGCGGCAGCTCGACACCGAGGTCACCGCGGGCGACCATGATGCCGTCGAAGGCCTCGATGATCTCCGGGAGCCGCTCCACGGCCTGCGGCTTCTCGATCTTGGCGAGCAGCGGGAGGCGGATGCCCTCCTGCTCCATGATGTTGCGCACCACGTCGGCGTCGGAGGGACGCCTGACGAAGGAGAGGGCGACCAGGTCGAAGCCGGTGCGCAGCGCCCAGCGCAGGTCGGTCTCGTCCTTGTCGGTCAGGACGGGGGCGCTGACGTTGACGCCGGGCAGGTTGAGGCCCTTGTTGTCGGAGATCATGCCGCCGATGATCACGCGGGTGGTGACGCGCTGGCCGTCGACCCGGGTCACCTCCAGGTGGACGCGGCCGTCGTCGACCAGGATGCTGTCCCCGGGGTTGACGTCCTTGGGGAGCCCCAGGTAGGACGTGGAGACCTGGTCACGGTCGCCGGGGACCTCCTCAGTGGTGATCGTGAAGACATCACCGAAGCCGAGGCGGACGGGGCCTTCACCGAACTTGCCGACCCGGATCTTGGGGCCCTGGAGGTCGGCCAGCAGACCCACGCCACGCCCGAGCTCGGCGGCAGCCTCCCTCACCCTGTCGTAAACCTCCTTGTGCAGCTCGTGGCTGCCATGGCTGAGGTTGAAACGGGCCACGTCCATCCCGGCCGCGATGAGTTCGCGGAGGCGTTCGGGAGAGGAGGTGGCGGGGCCGAGAGTGCAGACGATTTTCGCGCGACGAGTCACGGATCCCACCCTAATTGGTACAGACCACTTGGTCGTGACGTTGGTCATAGCGCCGATGAAAAATTCGGTGACACAAAGCTACCCCGGATGAACAGGAGGTTGCGAATCGCCCCTTGGGCCCACTCGGGAGGCCGGGCGTCACCAGAATCATGAGGCCGGATTTCACAAAAAACACTCCTGAACGCGTGTCCCGGGCGGGCCGGTCGCGGAGGTCCCCGGGCGCACCGGTCACCGGAGCCCCGCGCGTCCCGAAAGTCCCGGGGCAGTCGCGGACGGCCTCCTCCGCGACCGGCCCGGCGCCGATGCCCGGCAGCCATACGTCCTTGGCGACGACGATGCCCTGCGGCGAGGGGCGCAGGCCGCCCTCCTCCCGCAGGCCCGGCGTCCTGAGGTGGAGGCCGGGCAGCCCTCCGGCGAAGGCGGTCGGCGAGGCGCCCGCCGGCAGCGGCGGGCGCCCCGGGGACCGGCCGTCAGGGAGCGAGGGGGGCGGCCTTGGCGGCCTTCTCGGCGCTGATGACGCCGTGGCCGTAGAAGCCGTTGCGCGTCTTGGGACCCTCGCACTTGTGCACCGTGTCCACCACGAGGTCGATCTTGTAGGCGTACTCGCGCGGCGAGGGGCAGGCCTTCTCGGTGGCGGTGGAGTACAGCTGGCGCTGGACGTCCGCGGGGGGCATCGTGAGACCGCCCTTGCCGGGCTTGCCGAAGCGGCTGATCAGGATCGCGGCGACGCCGGTGGCGTGCGGGGCCGCCATGGAGGTGCCGACGAGGTACTGGTAGTAGGCGCAGGTGCCGCCCTCGCAGTCCCGGATGATCGACTCGGACTTCGGCGTGCCGTCGGCGGCGATCTGCCCCTTGGCCTTGAGCGCGTTCTCCGGCGCGGCGGCCAGGATGCCCCTGGTGGTGTCGTACGTGCCGCCGCCGTCGAACTCGTCCCCGCCCGGGGCCGCCAGGTCGGCCTGCTCGACGCCGTAGTCGGAGTAGTAGGCCTTGCGCCCGCTCTGGCCCACCGAGGTGATCGAGATGACGCCCTTGGACTCGGCCGGGACGTTCAGGCAGGAGTTGTCGACCTTGCGGGTGCGCTCGGCGTCCTTGGGGTAGTCGGGGCTCGTCGTGTCCTTGCTGGGCCTGCCGAGGTCGGTGGCGCCGTTGCCGATGGCGCTGACCAGGGTGACGCCGCGCTTGCGGGCGTAGTCGAGGGCGCGCTGCATGCCGGTGATGATGCCGCGCTGCTCCAGCTGCTCGGCCTTGGAGTCGCCGGGGTTGGCCTTGCAGTTGAACAGCCACGGGTCGACGTAGAAGCTCATGTTGACCACGTCGATCCCGGCGTCGGCGGCGTAGGTGAGCGCGTCGATGCTGGGCTTGAGGAAGAACAGGCCCGAGTCCTGGCCGGCGCGCAGGTTCACCAGGGACACCTGGGGGGCGACCCCGGCGATGCCCACGCCGTTGAGCGGCGAGGCGATGGTGCTGGCCACGTGGGTGCCGTGGCCGTCGTCGTCCCAGTCGACCGGGTCCTTGCAGCTCTTGAACTCGCAGGGCCCGTCGAGGGCCTTGCCGTTGGGGTCCTTGGGCCGGTCGGTCACGAAGTTGCGGCTCAGGGCGCGGTTGAAGTTGGGGGCGATGTCGGGGTGCTTGCCGTCGATGCCGGTGTCGATGACGCCGACCAGCACCTTCTTGTCACCGGGCTCGGTGGCGTAGGAGCCCTCCGCGGTGGCGCCGATCATCTTCATGTCCCACTGCCGCCCGGCCAGCGGCTCCGGCGCACCGGTGGAGGCGGGGGTGCCCGCCTGCCCGAGGGCGTCGGCGGAGGGGAAGGCGACCGGGGTCCTGACCTGGGAGGCGGCCTCGGAGGCGGTCCTGGTGCCGGTCGCGGTCCCGGCCTCGGTGCTGGTCGCGATCCCGGCCCCGGAGGCGCTCTCGGCACCGGGGGTCCTGGTCGCGGGGGCGGCGGGGATCGCGGTGGCGGAGCCGATCCTGCGGTCGGAGGAGACCCCCTCGACGGCGTCGCTGCCGGCCAGGCTCTCCACGAAGCGGGGGCCGGGACCGCTGGCGAGGACGTAGCCGATCCTGGTGTCGGTCGACAGGGCGGTGCCGCCGCTCGCGCCGATCGCGCCGATCGCCCGGTCGCGGGCGCCGTCCGCGTAGAAGACCAGGTATTCGCGGGTCTGGCCCGCAGCCGTCGTGGTCCCGCCCAGGGCTCCCGCCGTGAGGGTCGCCGCCAGGGCGAGCACCGTCGCCGCGCCCGTCAGGCTTTTGATCCCGCGATTCATCGATCCTCCGCACCTGGCCTGATCAAAGACATTTATCTTTCAGGCATATGTACGCCAAAGCAATCCGAACTCCCGCTCTGCGCGTTTTTATCGGTAAGCAGCTGGTAAGACATCCGGCACGCGGACGATTCCCGGGCATACCGGGCACGGCTCCGCCCCCGGAAGCGTGATGTGCTCAGACCCGCCGTGTTCCCACCAGACCAACCGCGGCCCGACCAGATCAGTCGTGGCACACACGAACCGGTCCGGGGGCGCATGAACCAACCATGACACACCCGGACCGGCCATGCCGTGTCAGACCAGCGGTCGTGCCGTCGGCGGGATCGCCACCGGCAGGGCCGTCCGGCCCGTGAGGTAGCGGTCGGCGGCCGAGGCGGCCGAACGGCCCTCGGCGATCGCCCACACGATCAGCGACTGGCCGCGGCCCATGTCCCCGGCGACGAAGACGCCGTCGACCGAGGACATGTAGCCCTTGTCCCTGGCGACGTTGCCCCTGGCGTCGAAGAACTCGCCTCCGGCGACCTCGGCGAGCTCCTCCAGCAGGCCCTTCTTCTCCGGGCCCACGAAGCCCATCGACAGCGTGACCAGCTCGGCCGGGATCTCCCGCTCGGAGCCGGGCACCGGCTTGAACCCGGCCGCCGGCCCCTCCACCTCGACCAGGCGCAGCGCCCTGACGTTGCCGTCGGCGTCGCCGACGAACTCGGTGGTGGAGACCGCGTAGACCCGGGCGCCGTCGCCCTCGGCCAGCTCCTCGTGGGCGCTCTCCATCTTGAACAGGATGGGGAACGTGGGCCACGGCTGGCTGCCGGGACGGTTCGCCGGGGGCTGGGGCATGATCTCCAGCTGGGTGACCGAGGCGGCCCCCTGGCGGATCGCGGTGCCGATGCAGTCGGCGCCGGTGTCGCCGCCGCCGATCACGACGACGTGCTTGCCCTCGGCGCTGATCGGCGAGACCGGGAAGTCGCCCTCCTGGACCCGGTTGGAGGGCGGCAGGAACTCCATCGCCTGGTAGACGCCCTTCAGGTCGCGCCCGGCGACGGGCAGGTCCCGCCACTGGGTCGCGCCGCCGGCCAGGACGATCGCGTCGAACTCCTCGCGCAGCCGCGCCGCCGTGATGTCCACGCCGACGTTGACGCCGGTACGGAACTCGGTGCCCTCGGCCCGCATCTGGTCGAGACGGCGGTCGATGTGCCGCTTCTCCATCTTGAACTCGGGGATGCCGTAGCGGAGCAGGCCGCCGATCCGGTCGGCCCGCTCGAACACGACCACGTCGTGCCCGGCCCTGGTGAGCTGCTGCGCGGCGGCCAGGCCCGCGGGGCCCGAGCCGACGACCGCGACGCGCCTGCCGGTCTTCGAGGCGGCGGGCTGGGGGGTGACCCAGCCCTCGTCGAAGGCGCGGTCGATGATCTCGACCTCGACCCGCTTGATCGCGACCGGGTCGGAGTTGATGCCGAGCACGCACGCCGCCTCACACGGAGCCGGGCACAGGCGGCCGGTGAACTCCGGGAAGTTGTTGGTGGCGTGCAGGCGCTCGATGGCCTCGTGCCAGTCGTCCCGGTAGACCAGGTCGTTCCACTCGGGGATCAGGTTGCCCAGCGGGCAGCCGTTGTGACAGAACGGGATGCCGCAGTCCATGCACCGCGCGGCCTGCTTGGTCAGCGCGGGCTTGGGGAAGTCCTCGTAGACCTCGCGCCAGTCGCGGATGCGCACGTCCACCGGGCGGCGCGCCGGCAGCTCGCGTCCGTGAGCGAGGAAACCCTTGGGGTCAGCCATCGGTCGTACCTCCCTTATCCCTGAAAAGCCTGAAAGGTCTTCGAAACAGACATCGGCGTCACCCCTGGACCGCGGCGGTCATGACGGCCTCGTCGATGTCGCGGCCCTCCAGCCGGGCGGACTCGGCGGCCCGCAGGACCCGCTTGTAGTCCGTCGGCATGATCTTGCCGAAGCGGGACGGGTCCCAGTCGGCGATGAGCGCCTTGGCCACCGTGGAGCCGGTCTCGGCCAGGTGGGCCTCGACGACCTCGCGCAGCGCCTCGGAGTCGGCCTCGTCCAGCTCCTCGATCTCGACCATCTCCCGGTTGACCCGCTCGACGTCGAGGTCGAGCAGGTAGGCGACGCCGCCCGACATGCCCGCCGCGAAGTTGCGGCCGGTCGGGCCGAGGACGACCACCTTGCCGCCGGTCATGTACTCGCAGCCGTGGTCGCCGACACCCTCGACCACCGCGGTGGCACCGGAGTTGCGGACGCAGAACCGCTCTCCCACGACGCCGCGGATGAAGGCCTCACCGGAGGTCGCGCCGTACAGGCTGACGTTTCCGGCGATGATGTGCCCGTCGAGCGGGGCCGCGTCGTGCGGCTGGACCGAGATCCGGCCACCGGACAGGCCCTTGCCCACGTAGTCGTTGGCGTCACCGGTCAGCCGCAGGGTGACGCCCCTGGGCAGGAAGGCGCCGAAGGAGTTGCCCGCGGAGCCGGTGAAGCGCACGTCGATGGTGTTGTCGGGCAGCCCCGCGCCGCCGTACCGCTTGGTCACCTCGTGGCCGAGCATGGTGCCGACCGTGCGGTTGACGTTGCGGATGGGCAGGTCGAGCGTGACCCGGGAACCGCCCCTGAGCGCGCCCTCGGCGAGCTGGATCAGCGTGTTGTCCAGCGCCTTGGCCAGCCCGTGGTCCTGCTCCACGGTACGGCGGAGCGAGGCGCCCTCGGGCAGCTCGGGCTGGTGCAGGATCGGCGCCAGGTCCAGCCCCGAGGCCTTCCAGTGGCTCTCGGCCGGGGTGGTGTCCAGCAGCTCGGCGTGGCCGACGGCCTCCTCGATGCTGCGGAAGCCCAGCGCGGCGAGATACTCGCGGATCTCCTCGGCGACGAACTCGAAGAAGTTGACCACGAACTCGGGCTTGCCGGTGAACCGCTTGCGCAGCTCGGGGTTCTGGGTGGCGACGCCGACCGGGCAGGTGTCCAGGTGGCAGACGCGCATCATCACGCAGCCGGAGACGACCAGCGGGGCCGTGGCGAAACCGTACTCCTCGGCGCCGAGCAGCGCGGCGATGACCACGTCGCGGCCGGTCTTGAGCTGGCCGTCCACCTGCACGACGATCCGGTCGCGCAGGCCGTTGAGCAGCAGCGTCTGCTGGGTCTCGGCCAGGCCGAGCTCCCAGGGGGCGCCCGCGTGCTTGAGCGAGGTCAGCGGGGACGCGCCGGTGCCGCCGTCGTGGCCGGAGATCAGCACGACGTCCGCGTGGGCCTTGGACACGCCCGCCGCGACCGTTCCGACCCCGACCTCGGCCACGAGCTTGACGTGCACCCGGGCGGCCGGGTTCGCGTTCTTCAGGTCGTGGATGAGCTGGGCGAGGTCCTCGATCGAGTAGATGTCGTGGTGCGGCGGCGGCGAGATGAGGCCGACGCCCGGGGTGGAGTGCCGGGTCTTGGCGATCCACGGGTAGACCTTGTGGCCGGGCAGCTGGCCGCCCTCACCGGGCTTGGCGCCCTGGGCCATCTTGATCTGCACGTCGTCGGCGTTGACCAGATACTCGGAGGTCACGCCGAACCGGCCGGAGGCCACCTGCTTGATGGCCGAGCGGCGGGCCGGGTCGTGGAGCCGCTCGGGGTCCTCGCCGCCCTCGCCGGTGTTGGACTTGCCGCCCAGCCGGTTCATCGCGATGGCGAGCGTCTCGTGCGCCTCCATCGAGATGGAGCCGTACGACATCGCGCCGGTGGAGAAGCGCTTGACGATCTCGCTGACCGGCTCGACCTCGTCGATCGGCACCGGCTCGCGGACGCCCTCCCGCAGCTTGAACATGCCGCGCAGCGTCATCAGCTTCTCCGCCTGGGAGTCCACCAGGCCGGTGTACTCCTTGAAGATCTCGTAGCGGCGCGAGCGGGTGGCGTGCTGCAGCTTGAAGACGGTCTCGGGGTTGAACAGGTGCGGCTCGCCCTCGCGGCGCCACTGGTACTCGCCGCCGACCTCCAGGCGGCGGTGGGCGTTCTCGGCCCGGGGGTAGGCGCGCAGGTGGCGCTGCGCCGCCTCCTCGGCCAGGACGTCGAAGCCGACGCCGCCCAGGCGGGACGTGGTCCCGGTGAAGCAGGCGTCCACGACCTCCTGGCTCAGGCCGAGCGCCTCGAAGATCTGCGCCCCGGTGTAGGAGGCGACCGTGGACACCCCCATCTTGGACATGACCTTCAGCACGCCCTTGCCGTACGCCTTGATGAGGTTGCGCACGGCCTTGTGCCTGTCGACCTTCAGGGCACCGGAGTCGACCATGTCCTCGACGGTCTCGATGGCGAGGTACGGGTTGACCGCGCCCGCCCCGTAGCCGACGAGCAGCGCCATGTGGTGCGCCTCGCGCGCCTCGCCGGTCTCGACGACCAGACCGATCTTGGTCCGGGTCTTCTCGGCGATCAGGTGGTGGTGGACGGCACCGGTGAGCAGCAGCGAGGGGATCGGCGCCAGGACGTCGGAGGAGCCGCGGTCGGACAGCACGATGATCCGCGCCCCGCCCTCGATCACCGAGGAGACCTCGGCGCGGATCTCCTCGATGCGGCGCAGCAGCGCCTCGCCGCCGCCCGCGACCTCGTACAGGCCCGAGACCACGTGCGGGTGGAAGCCCGGCAGCGCGCCCTCGTCGTTGATGTGGATGATCTTCGCGAGCTCGTCGTTGTCGAGCACCGGGTAGGGCAGCACGAGCTGGCGGCAGGAGGCCGGGCCCGGGTCGAGCAGGTTGCCCTCGGGGCCGATGGTGCTGGCCAGGGAGGTGACGAGCTCCTCGCGGATCGCGTCCAGCGGCGGGTTGGTGACCTGCGCGAACAGCTGGCTGAAGTAGTCGAACAGCAGCCGGGGCTTCTCGCTGAGCACCGCGACCGGGGTGTCGGTGCCCATCGAGCCGATCGGCTCGATGCCCGCCCTGGCCATCGGGCCCAGGATGATCCGCAGTTCCTCCTCGGTGTAACCGAAGGTCTGCTGCCGCTTGATCAGCGTCTCGTGCGACAGGGCCTCACGCGAGCGGGCGGGCAGCTCCTCGAAGCGGACCAGCCCGGCGTGCAGCCAGTCCGCGTACGGCAGCTCGGCCGCCAGTTCGGCCTTGATCTCGTCATCTTCGATGATCTTGCCGAGCTCGGTGTCGATCAGGAACATCTTGCCGGGCTGCAGGCGGCCCTTGCGGACCACGTCCTCGGGGGCGATGTCCAGCACGCCCGCCTCGGAGGCGAGCACGACCAGGCCATCCGTGGTGACCCAGAACCGTCCCGGGCGCAGGCCGTTGCGGTCGAGCACCGCGCCGACCAGGGTGCCGTCGGAGAAGGTGATCGAGGCCGGGCCGTCCCAGGCCTCCATCATCGTGGAGTGGAACTCGTAGAACGCCCGCCGCGCGGGGTCCATCTCGGTGTGGCTCTCCCACGCCTCGGGGATCATCATCAGCACCGCGTGCGGCAGGCTGCGTCCCGCGAGGTGGATGAGCTCCAGCGTCTCGTCGAAGGAGGCGGTGTCGGAGCCGGCCGGGTCGCAGATCGGGAAGAGCCGCGACAGATTGCCCGGCAGGTTCGCCGTCCCCAGCATGGCCTCGCGGGCGCGCATCCAGTTGCGGTTGCCCTTGACCGTGTTGATCTCACCGTTGTGGGCGACGTAGCGGTAGGGGTGCGCCAGCGGCCACGAGGGGAAGGTGTTGGTGGAGAAACGCGAGTGGACCAGCGCGATCGCGGTCTCGTAGCGCTCGTCGCTCAGGTCGGGGAAGAACTGCTCGACCTGCAGCGGGGTGAGCATGCCCTTGTAGACGATGGTCCGGGAGCTCAGCGAGGGGAAGTAGACGTTCGCCTCGTGCTCGGCCCGCTTGCGCAGGCAGAAGGCCAGCCGGTCCAGCTCCAGGCCGCTCTCGCCGTCCGGGGACGCCACGAACAGCTGGCCGAAGAACGGCATCACCGCGCGGGCGCTCGGCCCGGGAAGGCCGGGGGTGATCGGGACGTCGCGCCAGCCGAGGACCGTCAGGCCCTCCTCCGCGGCGATCTCCTCGATCAGCCGTACGGCGGTCTCGCGGGCCTGCGCCTCGGCGGGCAGGAAGGCCATGCCGGCGGCGTAGGAACCGGCCGCGGGCAGGGGGAGGTCCGCCACCACGCGGAAGAAGGCGTCGGGAACCTGGGTCAGGATCCCGGCCCCGTCGCCGGTGTCCGGTTCGCTACCCTGGGCCCCCCGATGATCAAGATTGCACAGGGCGGTCAGGGCCTTCGCGACGATGTCGTGACTACGGCGGCCGGCCACGTCCGCGACCATGGCGACACCACAGGCGTCGTGCTCGTGCGAGGGGTGGTACAGGCCCTGAGGCTCGGGAAAGCCGAGGTGGGCAGCAGGCATTGAATCCCTCCCGTCGTCTTGCTTCTTTCGAACAAGCAAGGGACGACGTTGGCCCTGCTGCGTGGTGGGTAGAGATTACCGTACCCTGCCGGATACCTACCTACCCGGTGAGGTCCCGCCGAATTAGTGCAGGTTCGCCCGGTTCATTCAACACGTCACGGTGGCGCAACATTCCAGGTCCTGGCTCTAGGGTGGCCCAATGGAACCGAGCGACCCCGCCGCCCCGGGTGACCCCACCGGTCTGACAGACAGCGCCACTCCGGACGCCCCGGGCGTGTCGGGACGGCCCGGCCTGCCGGAAACCCCCGAGGGCACCGGGGCCGAGGCGCTCGTCGCGCGGGCGGGCGTCGACGGCAGGCGACTGCGGAGCGCGCTGGCGGCCCTGGGCGGCGGGCGCTGGTGGACGCTCGCCGACCTGGTCAGGGAGACCGCGACGTCACGGCGGACCGTCGAGGCGCTGCTGCGCGAGGTGGACGGGGAGTTGGAGCGGTCCGGCGATCGATTCAGGCTCCCGGCCCCTCCGGCCTGGCTGGATCCGGCCCGGCAGGAGAACGGCTCCCCGCCGACCGGCCCGCGGGTGAGCGGCCCGGGGGTGAGCGGCCGCACACCGACCGACCCAGGAGTGACCGGCCCCCCACCGGCCGGACCGAGAGTGACCGACCCCACACCGGCCGGAGCGGGCGCGCACCCCCTCGGGCCGGCGGACCCGGTGGCCCACCTGCTCCCCGGCCACGCCGACCTGGTCGCGCGTATGGACGAGCTGATCGCCAAGGCGCCCCGGGGCCGCCACACGCTGGACCACGTCGCCGCGACCGGCGAGACCGTGGTCAGGCGGGCGCTGCTGCTGGACGCCCGGTTCTGGCTGGACGGCGCCCGGCTGCTGTGCGTGGGCGACCACGACCTGACCTCGCTGGCCACCGCGATGCTGCACCCCGGCGTCGAGGTGACCGTCGTCGACGTCGACGAGCGCATCCTCGCCTACATCGCCGGTGAGGCCGACCGGCTCGGCCTGGCCGTGCGAACCCGCTGGGCCGACCTGCGCCTGGGCCTGCCCGCCTCCGCGCGGTCCTGGGCCGACCTGGCGATCACCGACCCTCCCTACACCCCCGAGGGCGTCGGGCTGTTCGTCGCCCGCTGCGCGGAGGGACTGCGCGACCGCGAGCAGGGCCGGATCATGCTGGCGTACGGCGCCAGCGAGCGCACCCCCGCGCTCGCCCTCAAGGTTCAGCAGGCCCTGTCGCAGCTCAACCTCGTCAACGAGGCGATCTATCCCGACTTCAACCGCTACCTCGGCGCCGAGGCCATCGGCTCGGCCGCCGACCTGTACGTCCTGCGTCCCACGACGAAGACCTGGCCCGCCGCGGCCGCCCGCGCCGAGGCGCCCGGCACCGCCATCTACACGCAGGGCCCCCAGTCCGTGGAGTCGGCGGCCTCCCCCACCGCCCCGACCGCAGACTCCGGCGACGGGTTCGTCCCCGAGGTGCTGGTGGGCGACTGGCCCCGCGACGTGCTGCCCAAAGCCCCCAGAGCGCGCCTGACGACCTGGCTGGCCAAGCCCTACGCCAGCGACCCCACCAAGGTGGCGATCTCCGTACCCGCAGGCCTGGAGGCCGCGCTGCCCCGGCTGCTGCTGGCCACCCGCGCCGAGGAGGTCCGGGTCACGCTGGCGTCGGCCCCGAAGGACCTCCCC
This region of Streptosporangium sp. NBC_01495 genomic DNA includes:
- the pyk gene encoding pyruvate kinase, encoding MTRRAKIVCTLGPATSSPERLRELIAAGMDVARFNLSHGSHELHKEVYDRVREAAAELGRGVGLLADLQGPKIRVGKFGEGPVRLGFGDVFTITTEEVPGDRDQVSTSYLGLPKDVNPGDSILVDDGRVHLEVTRVDGQRVTTRVIIGGMISDNKGLNLPGVNVSAPVLTDKDETDLRWALRTGFDLVALSFVRRPSDADVVRNIMEQEGIRLPLLAKIEKPQAVERLPEIIEAFDGIMVARGDLGVELPLEEVPIVQKRAIELCREKARPVIVATQMLESMITSPRPTRAEASDVAYAVMDGADAVMLSGETSVGNYPIEVVETMSRIATTAEKSSLQATHSLDRLPETTGGAIARAAAEVGAIVGAKALVAFTMSGETARRLARYRSPIPLLAFTSARHVRNQLALTWGVETFEVPFVHHTDDMVRQVEASLLANSRLEKGDKVVIVAGSPPGTAGSTNALRVHTIGAAVSNPA
- a CDS encoding S8 family peptidase, which produces MNRGIKSLTGAATVLALAATLTAGALGGTTTAAGQTREYLVFYADGARDRAIGAIGASGGTALSTDTRIGYVLASGPGPRFVESLAGSDAVEGVSSDRRIGSATAIPAAPATRTPGAESASGAGIATSTEAGTATGTRTASEAASQVRTPVAFPSADALGQAGTPASTGAPEPLAGRQWDMKMIGATAEGSYATEPGDKKVLVGVIDTGIDGKHPDIAPNFNRALSRNFVTDRPKDPNGKALDGPCEFKSCKDPVDWDDDGHGTHVASTIASPLNGVGIAGVAPQVSLVNLRAGQDSGLFFLKPSIDALTYAADAGIDVVNMSFYVDPWLFNCKANPGDSKAEQLEQRGIITGMQRALDYARKRGVTLVSAIGNGATDLGRPSKDTTSPDYPKDAERTRKVDNSCLNVPAESKGVISITSVGQSGRKAYYSDYGVEQADLAAPGGDEFDGGGTYDTTRGILAAAPENALKAKGQIAADGTPKSESIIRDCEGGTCAYYQYLVGTSMAAPHATGVAAILISRFGKPGKGGLTMPPADVQRQLYSTATEKACPSPREYAYKIDLVVDTVHKCEGPKTRNGFYGHGVISAEKAAKAAPLAP
- a CDS encoding glutamate synthase subunit beta, whose translation is MADPKGFLAHGRELPARRPVDVRIRDWREVYEDFPKPALTKQAARCMDCGIPFCHNGCPLGNLIPEWNDLVYRDDWHEAIERLHATNNFPEFTGRLCPAPCEAACVLGINSDPVAIKRVEVEIIDRAFDEGWVTPQPAASKTGRRVAVVGSGPAGLAAAQQLTRAGHDVVVFERADRIGGLLRYGIPEFKMEKRHIDRRLDQMRAEGTEFRTGVNVGVDITAARLREEFDAIVLAGGATQWRDLPVAGRDLKGVYQAMEFLPPSNRVQEGDFPVSPISAEGKHVVVIGGGDTGADCIGTAIRQGAASVTQLEIMPQPPANRPGSQPWPTFPILFKMESAHEELAEGDGARVYAVSTTEFVGDADGNVRALRLVEVEGPAAGFKPVPGSEREIPAELVTLSMGFVGPEKKGLLEELAEVAGGEFFDARGNVARDKGYMSSVDGVFVAGDMGRGQSLIVWAIAEGRSAASAADRYLTGRTALPVAIPPTARPLV
- the gltB gene encoding glutamate synthase large subunit, whose amino-acid sequence is MPAAHLGFPEPQGLYHPSHEHDACGVAMVADVAGRRSHDIVAKALTALCNLDHRGAQGSEPDTGDGAGILTQVPDAFFRVVADLPLPAAGSYAAGMAFLPAEAQARETAVRLIEEIAAEEGLTVLGWRDVPITPGLPGPSARAVMPFFGQLFVASPDGESGLELDRLAFCLRKRAEHEANVYFPSLSSRTIVYKGMLTPLQVEQFFPDLSDERYETAIALVHSRFSTNTFPSWPLAHPYRYVAHNGEINTVKGNRNWMRAREAMLGTANLPGNLSRLFPICDPAGSDTASFDETLELIHLAGRSLPHAVLMMIPEAWESHTEMDPARRAFYEFHSTMMEAWDGPASITFSDGTLVGAVLDRNGLRPGRFWVTTDGLVVLASEAGVLDIAPEDVVRKGRLQPGKMFLIDTELGKIIEDDEIKAELAAELPYADWLHAGLVRFEELPARSREALSHETLIKRQQTFGYTEEELRIILGPMARAGIEPIGSMGTDTPVAVLSEKPRLLFDYFSQLFAQVTNPPLDAIREELVTSLASTIGPEGNLLDPGPASCRQLVLPYPVLDNDELAKIIHINDEGALPGFHPHVVSGLYEVAGGGEALLRRIEEIRAEVSSVIEGGARIIVLSDRGSSDVLAPIPSLLLTGAVHHHLIAEKTRTKIGLVVETGEAREAHHMALLVGYGAGAVNPYLAIETVEDMVDSGALKVDRHKAVRNLIKAYGKGVLKVMSKMGVSTVASYTGAQIFEALGLSQEVVDACFTGTTSRLGGVGFDVLAEEAAQRHLRAYPRAENAHRRLEVGGEYQWRREGEPHLFNPETVFKLQHATRSRRYEIFKEYTGLVDSQAEKLMTLRGMFKLREGVREPVPIDEVEPVSEIVKRFSTGAMSYGSISMEAHETLAIAMNRLGGKSNTGEGGEDPERLHDPARRSAIKQVASGRFGVTSEYLVNADDVQIKMAQGAKPGEGGQLPGHKVYPWIAKTRHSTPGVGLISPPPHHDIYSIEDLAQLIHDLKNANPAARVHVKLVAEVGVGTVAAGVSKAHADVVLISGHDGGTGASPLTSLKHAGAPWELGLAETQQTLLLNGLRDRIVVQVDGQLKTGRDVVIAALLGAEEYGFATAPLVVSGCVMMRVCHLDTCPVGVATQNPELRKRFTGKPEFVVNFFEFVAEEIREYLAALGFRSIEEAVGHAELLDTTPAESHWKASGLDLAPILHQPELPEGASLRRTVEQDHGLAKALDNTLIQLAEGALRGGSRVTLDLPIRNVNRTVGTMLGHEVTKRYGGAGLPDNTIDVRFTGSAGNSFGAFLPRGVTLRLTGDANDYVGKGLSGGRISVQPHDAAPLDGHIIAGNVSLYGATSGEAFIRGVVGERFCVRNSGATAVVEGVGDHGCEYMTGGKVVVLGPTGRNFAAGMSGGVAYLLDLDVERVNREMVEIEELDEADSEALREVVEAHLAETGSTVAKALIADWDPSRFGKIMPTDYKRVLRAAESARLEGRDIDEAVMTAAVQG
- a CDS encoding bis-aminopropyl spermidine synthase family protein; the encoded protein is MEPSDPAAPGDPTGLTDSATPDAPGVSGRPGLPETPEGTGAEALVARAGVDGRRLRSALAALGGGRWWTLADLVRETATSRRTVEALLREVDGELERSGDRFRLPAPPAWLDPARQENGSPPTGPRVSGPGVSGRTPTDPGVTGPPPAGPRVTDPTPAGAGAHPLGPADPVAHLLPGHADLVARMDELIAKAPRGRHTLDHVAATGETVVRRALLLDARFWLDGARLLCVGDHDLTSLATAMLHPGVEVTVVDVDERILAYIAGEADRLGLAVRTRWADLRLGLPASARSWADLAITDPPYTPEGVGLFVARCAEGLRDREQGRIMLAYGASERTPALALKVQQALSQLNLVNEAIYPDFNRYLGAEAIGSAADLYVLRPTTKTWPAAAARAEAPGTAIYTQGPQSVESAASPTAPTADSGDGFVPEVLVGDWPRDVLPKAPRARLTTWLAKPYASDPTKVAISVPAGLEAALPRLLLATRAEEVRVTLASAPKDLPADLLAPVYDLTAEGTSVRAVRVAPPTGDSGNAGDTESTGNADDAARILRRVLDNAHGKLANTWREALIRVRGDLTKKQARAVVTAVAPWAGDVTVLELPAHRLLELRAAVESSLSAPADAG